From one Anabas testudineus chromosome 18, fAnaTes1.2, whole genome shotgun sequence genomic stretch:
- the LOC113157781 gene encoding GTPase IMAP family member 7-like: MNNMAVLKSYRIVLLGTTRAGKSSLANIIFGEDVFKINQSTTGKTSEYQAESKSVHGRRISVIDTPDFFDTEKPEEEMKHVMMRCITECAPGPHVFLIVFEVDKFMEQGHVMITKICQYFSDEAFKYAAVVFTHGEQLPKGLKIEEFVKQSESLSTLVKKCSGRCHVVYNNYWKNDKQGDRRSNQFQVAELLNTIDKIVMQNKGSCYSKKKLKAVKRETDEGNMPQGDVSKTAVNSVSRNVWFRLTGPAAESLAEAFFTPTVVVLQGGQQKGADVATNDDSRETDEKDAKKIEEKTETEDEDIRTNY, translated from the exons ATGAACAATATGGCTG TGCTAAAGTCATACAGGATTGTCCTACTGGGAACAACTAGAGCTGGGAAAAGTAGCCTTGCTAACATCATATTTGGAGAAGATGTGTTCAAGATAAATCAGTCCACCACTGGCAAAACAAGTGAATATCAAGCAGAGTCCAAATCTGTTCATGGAAGAAGAATTTCTGTGATTGACACTCCCGATTTCTTTGACACAGAAAAACCAGAGGAAGAAATGAAGCATGTGATGATGAGGTGTATCACAGAGTGCGCTCCTGGGCCTCACGTCTTTCTCATTGTGTTTGAAGTAGACAAATTCATGGAGCAGGGACATGTCATGATCACAAAAATATGTCAATATTTCTCCGATGAAGCTTTTAAATATGCTGCAGTGGTTTTCACTCATGGTGAACAACTCCCTAAAGGACTGAAGATTGAGGAGTTTGTGAAGCAGAGTGAATCTCTCAGTACTCTGGTGAAGAAGTGCAGTGGTCGATGCCACGTTGTTTACAATAACTACtggaaaaatgacaaacagggTGATCGCAGGAGCAACCAGTTCCAGGTGGCAGAGCTTCTCAATACCATAGATAAGATAGTGATGCAAaacaaaggaagctgctacagcaaaaagaagctgaaagcagtgaaaagagaaacagatgaaggaAACATGCCACAAGGAGACGTCAGCAAAACAGCTGTGAACAGTGTCTCCAGGAATGTGTGGTTCAGATTAACAGGTCCTGCAGCAGAGTCCTTGGCTGAAGCTTTTTTTACACCAACCGTTGTAGTTTTGCAAGGTGGACAACAAAAAGGAGCAGATGTAGCAACGAATGATGATTcaagagaaacagatgaaaaagatgcaaaaaaaatagaagaaaaaactgaaactgaagacgaagacataa GAACCAATTACTGA
- the LOC113157389 gene encoding GTPase IMAP family member 7-like, with translation MSEFTRRIVVLGKTGAGKSSLANTIFGETAFKINHTPKSGTSECQGKNKSVNGKTIMWIDTPGFFDTYRSEEEMKAEIVRCITECAPGPHVFLIVLKVEKFTEQEKAVIQKLHQYFSEEALKYTIVVFTHGDQLLEEMRIEEFANESEDLSDLLKKCEGRCHVIDNKYWKNSQQDQYRSNQFQVAELLNTIDKVIEANRGSCYTNEMLQAVQREIQQEQVNITQSSADISPQEVPQKAKTNVFEKHLFKAAGVTTGVLLGAFLGGAIQIMKDEATTVAVVLGAAIGAAAGIAATGAKAEAQTPSGTG, from the exons atGAGTG AGTTCACCAGAAGGATTGTGGTCTTAGGAAAAACTGGAGCTGGAAAAAGCAGCCTCGCCAATACCATATTCGGAGAGACAGCATTCAAGATAAACCATACACCCAAATCAGGAACAAGTGAATGTCAAGGAAAAAACAAGTCTGTCAATGGAAAAACTATAATGTGGATCGACACTCCTGGATTTTTTGACACATATAGatctgaggaggagatgaaggcTGAGATAGTGAGGTGTATCACAGAGTGCGCTCCTGGGCCTCATGTTTTTCTCATTGTGCTTAAAGTGGAGAAAttcacagagcaggagaaggcTGTCATACAAAAACTTCATCAGTATTTCTCAGAAGAAGCTTTAAAATATACCATTGTCGTCTTTACTCATGGTGACCAACTTCTTGAAGAAATGAGGATCGAAGAGTTTGCCAATGAAAGTGAGGATCTAAGTGATCTGCTGAAGAAGTGCGAGGGCCGATGCCATGTTATTGATAATAAATACTGGAAAAACAGCCAGCAGGATCAGTACAGGAGCAACCAGTTTCAGGTGGCAGAGCTACTCAACACAATAGATAAGGTAATTGAGGCAAACAGAGGAAGCTGCTATACCAATGAGATGCTACAAGCAGTGCAGCGTGAAATACAACAAGAGCAAGTGAACATTACACAATCATCTGCAGACATCTCACCACAGGAGGTCCCACAAAAGgctaaaacaaatgtctttgagaagcatttatttaaagctgcaggagTCACAACTGGGGTACTGTTAGGAGCTTTCCTTGGCGGGGCGATTCAAATAATGAAAGACGAGGCAACAACAGTAGCAGTAGTTCTGGGAGCAGCAAtaggagcagcagctggaatTGCAGCAACAGGAGCAAAAGCAGAGGCACAGACACCATCTGGTACAGGCTAA
- the LOC113157390 gene encoding GTPase IMAP family member 7-like, producing the protein MGDTRRIVLLGKTGAGKSNLANTIFGEELFTINHTLNSETKECKAETKSLNGKSITLIDTPGFFDPGRSEEDNKPEILRCLTECAPGPHVFLIVLKVEKFTEHEKAVIAQMCNQFSEDALTYAVVVFTHGDQLPEDMKIEEYVDQSEGLRDLVRKCGGRCHIVDNKYWKKNNEDEYRSNMFQVAELLNTIENIVMENNGGYYTDEKLQALEIKIQNEEECIRQSSLNMAQEEIRQQAKIHVFKKQANNSSLTWIKGFWGLAVIVGLFATITAVIRNLKRYGIARNTTT; encoded by the exons ATGGGAG ACACAAGGAGGATTGTCCTGCTGGGAAAAACTGGAGCTGGGAAAAGCAACTTGGCCAACACCATATTTGGAGAGGAACTCTTCACAATCAATCATACTCTTAATTCTGAAACTAAAGAATGTAAAGCTGAGACCAAATCTTTAAATGGAAAGAGCATCACTTTGATCGACACTCCTGGTTTCTTTGACCCAGGAAGGTCTGAGGAGGACAACAAGCCTGAGATATTGAGGTGTCTCACAGAGTGCGCTCCTGGGCCTCATGTGTTTCTCATTGTGCTTAAAGTGGAGAAATTCACAGAGCACGAGAAGGCCGTCATCGCACAGATGTGTAACCAGTTCTCTGAAGATGCTTTAACATATGCTGTGGTTGTCTTCACACATGGTGACCAGCTCCCTGAAGACATGAAAATTGAGGAATATGTAGATCAAAGTGAGGGACTGAGGGATCTGGTGAGGAAGTGTGGTGGCCGGTGCCACATTGTTGATAATAAAtactggaagaaaaacaatgagGATGAATACAGGAGCAACATGTTCCAGGTAGCAGAGCTGCTCAACACCATAGAAAACATAGTGATGGAAAACAATGGAGGCTACTACACCGATGAAAAGCTCCAAGCATTGGAAATCAAAATACAGAACGAAGAAGAATGCATCAGACAGTCTTCGTTAAACATGGCACAGGAAGAGATTAGACAACAGGCTAAAATCCATGTGTTCAAAAAGCAGGCGAACAATTCATCACTGACATGGATTAAAGGTTTTTGGGGTTTGGCTGTCATAGTGGGATTGTTCGCAACTATAACAGCTGTGATAAGGAATTTAAAACGTTATGGTATTGCCAGAAACACCACCACATGA
- the LOC113157388 gene encoding GTPase IMAP family member 7-like, producing MDELTSWRVVLLGKTGVGKSSLANTIFGEEVFKISHLPISETSASCAETKYVDGKSMTLIDTHSFFDTCGSETLLKAEIMRCITECAPGPHAFLIVLKVEKFTTQERDVIKQICQYFSEDALKHAAVVFTHGDQLPEETKIDEFVSQNKALSDLVKKCGGRCHVVDNKYWKNNGEDYRSNQFQVENLLRTIDKIIQANNGNYYTNEMLNAVKREIQREEENIAQSVGNMSQEQIRNEAKKSVFNTLVIRVAGVATGVLLGAFLGVAGMFKSMFSNAQELQGFTATTVKHTVVAAAQKGGLEGFQRGYEAAEGAETPGEAIQRAAEAVWNQTAASTSGPVDGSNQKQLQH from the exons ATGGATG AGCTAACTTCATGGAGGGTTGTCCTGTTGGGAAAAACTGGAGTTGGGAAAAGCAGCCTCGCTAACACCATATTTGGAGAAGAGGTGTTCAAGATAAGCCATCTTCCCATCTCAGAAACAAGTGCTTCCTGTGCAGAAACTAAATATGTCGATGGAAAAAGCATGACGTTGATCGACACTCACAGTTTTTTTGACACATGTGGGTCTGAGACTTTACTCAAGGCTGAAATAATGAGGTGTATCACAGAGTGCGCTCCTGGGCCTCACGCCTTTCTCATTGTGCTTAAAGTGGAGAAATTCACAACTCAGGAACGGGATGTCATCAAACAAATATGCCAGTATTTCTCTGAAGATGCTCTGAAACATGCTGCAGTTGTCTTCACTCATGGCGACCAGCTCCCCGAGGAGACAAAGATTGATGAGTTTGTCAGTCAGAACAAAGCACTGAGTGATCTGGTGAAGAAGTGCGGAGGCCGGTGCCACGTTGTGGATAATAAATACTGGAAGAACAATGGAGAGGACTACAGGAGCAACCAGTTCCAAGTGGAAAACCTACTCAGGACGATAGACAAGATAATTCAAGCAAACAATGGCAACTATTACACCAACGAAATGTTAAACGCGGTgaaaagagaaatacagagagaggaagagaacatCGCACAGTCCGTAGGAAACATGTCACAGGAACAGATCAGAAATGAAGCTAAAAAAAGCGTATTTAACACATTAGTGATCAGAGTAGCAGGTGTTGCAACAGGTGTGTTGTTGGGGGCTTTTCTTGGTGTGGCAGGAATGTTTAAATCAATGTTTAGCAATGCGCAAGAGCTTCAGGGTTTTACAGccacaacagtaaaacatacaGTTGTAGCTGCTGCTCAGAAAGGCGGGTTAGAGGGGTTCCAGAGAGGATATGAAGCAGCCGAAGGAGCAGAAACTCCAGGAGAGGCCATACAGAGGGCAGCAGAAGCAGTCTGGAACCAGACTGCCGCATCAACTTCAGGACCTGTGGATGGATCAAATCAAAAACAGCTACAGCACTGA
- the LOC113157387 gene encoding tripartite motif-containing protein 16-like, producing MAELLQQEQQDRGVELDISQFCCSVCLELLKEPVTIHCGHSYCKSCIEGCWDQEVKKGKYSCPQCRETFKSRPVLRRNNMLAEVVEKLQSTSTQMASPSSALSCASTADVSCDFCSGTKPNKATMSCLTCLASYCPVHLKPHYSVPVLKTHQLVSALIPLQDKMCTEHNKLMEIYCCTDKRCICYLCTVDTHRGHRTVSAAAERAEEQKQLIVSQKKVQEGVQEREKELNELRQALKDFKSSIQTAVKSCDKTFDELIASIKRKRTLAKQLIKTQEKSAVAKAEELQLQLEEEISKLRQRDTDLEQLFHLDDHIHFIQTSQSLSTSCESLDVPHDAVVCPQRSIKTVTDCISELREKVESLMKDTWPRISATVSTIDVVLPEPKTREEFLCYSCPLTLDENSAYRYFSVSQEYRRVMSQTYEIQYSAHPDRFRDYRQVLCKEGLSGRCYWEVILSGHSWSVAVSYKDISRTSYDSEFGKNNKSWSLQCSTSAYTFQHNSVSKAVSGPKSNIIGVYLDYRAGTLSFYSISDNNITLLHKENATFTQPLHPGFKLNTDGSWGSSGYFAEIMKI from the exons atggcagagctgctgcagcaggaacaGCAAGATCGTGGTGTGGAGCTGGATATAAGTCAGTTCTGTTGTTCAGTGTGTCTGGAGCTGCTAAAAGAGCCAGTCACCATCCACTGTGGACACAGCTACTGCAAAAGCTGTATCGAGGGTTGCTGGGATCAAGAAGTGAAGAAAGGAAAGTACAGCTGCCCCCAGTGCAGGGAGACCTTCAAATCTAGGCCTGTTCTCCGCAGGAACAACATGCTGGCTGAG GTTGTGGAGAAGCTGCAGAGCACAAGCACGCAGATGGCGTCACCCTCTTCTGCTCTTTCCTGTGCCAGCACAGCAGATGTGTCCTGTGATTTTTGCTCTGGCACCAAACCTAATAAAGCCACAATGTCTTGCCTGACTTGTTTGGCCTCTTACTGCCCAGTTCACCTCAAGCCTCACTACAGTGTTCCTGTGTTGAAGACCCACCAGCTGGTCTCAGCTTTAATCCCACTGCAGGACAAGATGTGCACAGAGCACAACAAGCTGATGGAGATCTACTGCTGCACAGACAAGAGGTGTATTTGCTATCTGTGCACTGTAGATACGCACAGAGGCCACCGTACGGTGTCAGCTGCAGCGGAGAGGGCTGAGGAGCAG AAACAGCTGATTGTGAGCCAAAAGAAAGTCCAGGAGGGAGtccaggagagagaaaaggagctGAACGAGCTGCGACAAGCGCTAAAGGATTTTAAG AGTAGCATCCAGACTGCAGTGAAGTCCTGTGATAAGACCTTTGATGAACTGATTGCCTCCATAAAGAGAAAACGCACTTTAGCAAAGCAGCTGATCAAAACTCAGGAGAAAAGCGCGGTGGCTAAGGctgaagagctgcagctgcagctggaggaaGAAATCAGCAAGCTGAGGCAGAGAGACACTGACCTGGAGCAGCTTTTTCACTTAGACGACCACATCCATTTCATTCAG ACTTCCCAgtctctctccacctcctgtGAATCTCTGGACGTCCCACATGATGCAGTTGTTTGTCCTCAACGCTCAATCAAAACTGTGACTGACTGCATATCTGAGCTGAGAGAGAAAGTAGAGAGCCTCATGAAGGACACATGGCCTAGGATCTCTGCCACAG TGTCTACTATAGATGTTGTACTACCAGAACCAAAGACCAGAGAAGAATTTCTGTGTT ATTCCTGCCCTCTAACCCTGGATGAGAACTCAGCCTACAGATATTTTTCCGTTTCACAAGAATACAGGCGCGTGATGAGTCAAACATACGAGATACAATATTCTGCACACCCAGACAGGTTTAGAGATTACAGGCAGGTGCTGTGCAAAGAGGGTTTGTCAGGGCGGTGTTACTGGGAGGTCATCTTGAGTGGTCATAGCTGGTCAGTGGCAGTGTCGTACAAAGACATTAGCAGAACTTCTTATGACTCAGAATTTGGAAAGAACAACAAGTCATGGAGTTTACAGTGCTCCACCAGTGCATATACCTTCCAACACAACTCTGTAAGCAAGGCAGTGTCAGGTCCTAAGTCCAACATCATTGGCGTGTACCTGGATTACAGAGCAGGCACTCTGTCTTTTTATAGCATCTCTGACAACAACATTACCCTGCTCCACAAAGAGAACGCCACGTTCACTCAGCCTCTCCATCCTGGCTTTAAGCTGAATACTGATGGATCTTGGGGGAGCAGTGGCTATTTTGCAGAAATCATGAAAATATAG